A window of the Streptococcus sp. 116-D4 genome harbors these coding sequences:
- a CDS encoding ABC transporter ATP-binding protein, which produces MKKLISLKNICRSYRNGDQELQVLKNINLEVNEGEFVAIMGPSGSGKSTLMNTIGMLDTPTSGEYYLEGQEVAGLGEKQLAKVRNQQIGFVFQQFFLLSKLNALQNVELPLIYAGVSASKRRKLAEEYLDKVELTERSHHLPSELSGGQKQRVAIARALVNNPSIILADEPTGALDTKTGNQIMQLLVDLNKEGKTIIMVTHEPEIAAYAKRQIVIRDGVISSDSAQLEKEEN; this is translated from the coding sequence ATGAAGAAACTAATTAGTCTAAAAAATATCTGTAGAAGCTACCGTAATGGTGATCAAGAACTGCAGGTACTTAAAAATATCAACCTAGAAGTGAATGAGGGTGAATTTGTCGCCATCATGGGACCATCTGGTTCTGGTAAGTCCACTCTGATGAATACGATTGGCATGTTGGATACACCAACCAGTGGAGAATATTATCTTGAAGGCCAAGAAGTAGCTGGACTTGGTGAAAAACAACTAGCCAAGGTCCGCAACCAACAAATCGGTTTTGTCTTTCAGCAGTTCTTTCTTCTATCCAAACTCAATGCTCTGCAAAATGTAGAATTGCCCTTGATTTACGCAGGAGTTTCGGCTTCAAAACGGCGCAAGTTAGCTGAGGAATATCTAGATAAGGTTGAATTGACTGAGCGTAGTCACCATTTACCTTCAGAATTATCTGGTGGTCAAAAACAACGTGTGGCTATTGCGCGTGCCTTGGTAAACAATCCTTCTATTATCCTAGCAGACGAACCGACAGGAGCCTTGGATACCAAAACAGGAAATCAAATTATGCAACTATTGGTTGACTTGAACAAAGAAGGAAAAACCATTATCATGGTAACGCATGAGCCTGAAATAGCTGCTTATGCCAAACGTCAGATTGTCATTCGAGATGGAGTCATTTCGTCTGATAGTGCTCAGTTAGAAAAGGAGGAAAACTAA
- a CDS encoding ABC transporter permease, giving the protein MQNLKFAFSSIMAHKMRSLLTMIGIIIGVSSVVVIMALGDSMSRQLNKNMTKSQKNIRVFFSPIKSKDGSFTQKQSALTVSGKEEDVPVEPPKPQESWVKEAAKLKGVDSYYVTNSTNTTLSYKDKKVERASLTGGNITYMKAVQNEIVAGRSFIAQDYKDVASVILLDQELANSLFGSAQEAVNQIIDVGDFSYRVIGVYTSDESKAAKTFGIGGLPITTNISLANNFNMDEISDIVFRVNDTSLTPTVGPELARKMTEIAGLQQGEYQVADATEAFQEVQQMFGFITTIISAIAGISLFVGGTGVMNIMLVSVTERTREIGLRKALGATRANILIQFLIESMILTLLGGLIGLTIASGITALAGLLLQGLIAGIEVGVSIPVALFSLAVSASVGMIFGVLPANKASKLDPIEALRYE; this is encoded by the coding sequence ATGCAGAATCTGAAATTTGCCTTTTCATCTATCATGGCTCACAAGATGCGTTCTTTGCTTACCATGATTGGGATTATTATCGGTGTTTCATCGGTTGTTGTGATTATGGCTCTGGGTGATTCTATGTCTCGACAGCTCAATAAAAATATGACCAAGTCACAGAAGAATATCCGTGTTTTTTTCTCACCTATTAAAAGTAAAGATGGCTCTTTTACCCAAAAACAATCAGCTTTGACAGTGTCTGGGAAAGAAGAGGACGTTCCTGTGGAACCACCAAAACCACAAGAATCCTGGGTTAAGGAAGCTGCTAAGCTTAAGGGAGTGGATAGCTACTATGTAACCAATTCAACAAATACCACCCTTTCTTATAAAGATAAAAAAGTGGAGCGCGCTAGCTTGACAGGTGGAAATATTACTTACATGAAGGCGGTTCAAAATGAAATTGTTGCAGGCCGCAGTTTCATAGCTCAGGATTATAAAGATGTAGCCAGTGTCATTTTATTAGACCAAGAACTTGCTAATAGTCTGTTTGGATCTGCTCAAGAAGCTGTTAACCAGATTATAGATGTTGGTGACTTTAGTTATCGTGTCATTGGTGTCTATACTAGCGACGAGTCCAAGGCTGCCAAGACTTTTGGTATTGGTGGACTTCCGATTACGACTAATATTTCTCTTGCCAATAACTTCAATATGGATGAAATTTCTGATATTGTCTTCCGTGTTAACGATACCAGCTTGACACCAACGGTGGGACCAGAATTAGCTAGAAAAATGACCGAGATTGCTGGTCTTCAGCAGGGGGAGTATCAGGTGGCAGATGCGACTGAAGCCTTCCAAGAAGTACAACAAATGTTCGGCTTTATAACTACGATTATTAGTGCTATTGCAGGAATTTCCCTCTTTGTTGGTGGGACTGGTGTTATGAACATCATGCTGGTTTCGGTGACAGAGCGTACTCGTGAGATTGGTCTCCGTAAGGCTTTGGGTGCAACACGTGCCAATATTTTAATTCAGTTTTTGATTGAATCCATGATTTTGACCTTGTTAGGTGGATTAATTGGTTTGACAATTGCAAGTGGTATAACTGCTTTAGCAGGTTTGTTACTGCAAGGTTTGATTGCGGGGATAGAAGTTGGAGTATCCATTCCAGTTGCCCTATTTAGTCTTGCAGTTTCGGCTAGCGTGGGTATGATTTTTGGAGTCTTGCCAGCCAACAAGGCATCGAAGCTTGATCCAATCGAAGCCCTTCGTTATGAATAA